A window of Phragmites australis chromosome 2, lpPhrAust1.1, whole genome shotgun sequence genomic DNA:
TACTGTTGAAATTAGCTCTCTAatacatagtttttttttcgcATATCAAAATATGTGCTGATATTTAATTTTCTCCCCGCTTAAGTCTTTAAGAAGACACTacctctctccatctcttctttAGTTTTTGCCAACTCACCACAAATCCTATATGACATGGTCATTAAATATCTAAAACATTATCCATGGTGGAGTATTGGGAGTGATCTAAGAGCATTATCTTGTATGTAAAATGATGGCAATATGGAACACTAGAGAATGATTTCACTACCACACTAAAAAGTGGTTACAACATGATTACAGGAGTATACCACGGGCTAGTCAAAGCTAAAAAGCACGTGTAAACAAAAGGCACATCTATATCATTCCATTAAAACTATCATTTGAACCCCTTCTTGCACAGCCGGTAAAAGTCTGAAGCCACAAACTAAATACCGAAGGAgtaaattttaccaaattacGAACAGATTGACAAAACCATTGTTGCAATCTATGAGCTGAAGGGACTTTATACGATAACTAATTATCTGCGGAAAAGCTTATCGTTCCTTACTCTGAAAAAGATAACATTCATGCTATATGATCTCACAAAATCTCTCGGCTATGTGCCACATCGATAGGCAGGCTGGGGTGCAGGACCATATATCCCTAGGGGTACATTATTCGGAATGGAGGATCCTTGATTACGTTTTTCTTAATAAATTCCTTTTCAAAATATGTAGCTTTGTAATAAATTTCTTGCTAAAGTTAATTGTAGCTATCTGATAAAGTCTTgtaaaatatgtagttttgtaatAGTTTTATTGATCCATCCACAGTTTTGCATATTTGCTCTAGTTAATATAAAGAGCGAAAGCTTTGCTATATCTTTAACCTTTCcatatgatgaaaaaaataaagtcaTAATGCGACAAATTAAAATTCTTAGTACAACAACCGTGAAAGACCTTAAACAACAATCTTGGTAGACCTACGCAGCTTTATTTAAAAAGACCTCAGTGCACGTTTCACAATAACTAATGCAACAGCTTCTGAAAGAGCCTGTAGTAATTTGGAAATACTTAAAACAACAACTTGCTACACGCCTAGACATAAGGTAATGGTTTTGGAAAAAGAATATTTCAGCAACAATTTGCGACCAAACAACATATTTTAAAGGCGGTCCCTTTAAAGGCCTAATGCAACATTTTCCTCAtgggaaaataaatacatattggGATAAAAAAATGTACGAAAATTATCATAACTTCGGTCTAATTTATGATATAATATCAAGATTACAAAACTATCTTcaagagagaaaaggaaaggaaaaaaaaaccctcacaTCTCAAAGCATTTTCTAGGCTCACAGAAAAAGCCCAACGTCTCAAAGCATTTCCTGGCTCACATTATCATAGCCATCTATTCATGGGCCACTGGGAGTTTTGTAGTTTGTGGATCATTGAATCGgcacaaaactaaaaaaataattagagattCACTCtcatttaattaaattaaaaaattaaactaaatattAAACTAGAACTACCCATTAAATACTCACCAACGTCTTGTAAACCACACAGAGCCCAAACAAACAGTCTGTGGGCCAGATGGGCCTCTTGAGCATTATTCCGCCCATTCCACACTCCATAGCGCGTGCGACCGATGAGCGGTGGCAAGGGACGAACCGAAGGTAAAACCGTCAAATATGGACGGCTCAGATTTTACTTGATCAGGCTAAACCCAGTAAAACATCAAACAGGAACCAAGCCCCCTCTCGCTTCACCCCCCGGAACCTCTCCCGGCGCCCATGGCGGCCTCACCGGAGGCGGATCCACCGCCGGAGACAGAGAGCGCAGATATGCACCCATCACCatctccaccttcttctcctcctgccCCTTGTCCTGCCCAAGAGAGCTCCTCCCTGGCCACCGCCTCTCCACCGGAGGCGGCTCATCCCGGTCACGCCACCCTGGCCCCGACGCCGCCTCTAGAACAAGCCACTCCGGAGCGTCCGGAGGCGGacgagcctccgccgccgatcGACGACGGGGCGGACCCGCTGCCTTTACTCCCTCATCCTCCGGAGGTGGCGCCCGCCGCTTCAGCTGTGCTTGAAGCGATCTCCACGGAGAAGCCCGCTTCCCCTTTGCCGCGTCGGGAGGACGTGGCGGTTGAGGTCTCCCCCGATGTGGCGGCTTCGGCCGCCTCGCCTCCTCCGTCTCCCCAAATCGGGGAGGCCTCGCCGGAGGATGCTCCACCACCGCCTTCGCCCCCACCTACTCCTCCGGATACGACCTCGCGTGGTTCCCCGGATCCCCCCACCGTCGAGGCTGCGGCAATGCCGTCCCAGGAAGCCGCTTGGCCACCCCCTGCGCCCGAATCGATGGACGCGGATTCACAAACCGCGCCCGCGCCGCTTACGCCGCCATTGGAGAGTGGACCAGAAGGGTTGTCTCCACAGCAACAGCCGCGACCGCCATCTCCGGAAATGGCGCCTCCACTATTTGAAAATTCGGAGCCCGAGCAGACGCCAtcgcctcttcctcctccggctGAAAGCACACACGCCTTTCTGGATGGAGAGGCGGATGAGGTAGTAGCTGTGGTGTCAGAAGCTTCTGCTTCACCGCCTGCATTGGAGGCAATGGACGGGGAGACGACCACCGCACCTGGTGTGCCACCAGCACTGGAGAGTGGTGTAGAGGTGTCATTGCAAGAGCCAGTGCAGACATCATCTTCTCGCGGGATGGAAGCTGAGCCCTGTTCACCTGAGATGGCACCTCCGGGTTTTGAGAATTTTAAATCTCAATGGCTGGCACTAACACCTCCTACTCTGCCGGCTGAATTCACAGACTCTTTGGTAGAAGCGGCAGCCACCAATGCTGTTGCTGTGGGCATGATGCTGGAGGCAGCGGCTGGGTCAGTGCCTGCATTGGAGGCCATGGATGCGGAGATGGACATATCACCTGGCCTGCAGCCACCGTTGAAGAGTGGAGCAGAGGGACAACTGCAACAGCAACTTCTGGGATCATCTTCTCCCATGGCACAAGCTGCACCATGTTCACCAGATATGCCGCCTCCGGGCTTTGAGAATTGTAAGTTGTCATGGATACCACTACCGACTCTGGCTCCCCCAGCTGAAACCACATACTCCTTACCAGATGTGGCTGCCACCAACGAAGTGAAAGTGATGTGTGCGGAAAAGGCTTGCTCGGTGCCGGCATTGGAGGCAACAGATGTGGGGACAAACACAGTGTGGAGCCTGCTGCCACCGATGGAGAGTGGAGCGGGGGGTTCATTGCAAGGGCCACTGCCAAGAGCACCTTCTCCCACAATTCAAGCTGCTCCCTGTTCACCGGATATGGAACCCCCGGGATTTGAGAATTTCAGGTCATCACAGCTACAGCTGCCCACTCCACCTCTGCTGCAAACTGCATGCATAAATATAATGCAAGATTCCGCCACCACCGGGACGGATGAGGTAGTAGCTGTGGATGTACAAATGGAAGCTCCTCAGCCATCTGCATTGAAAGAGATGGATGTACACATGGATGCCACATCTGCACTGCCACTACCATCAGATAATCAAGCAGGGGGGTCATTGCCACACAAATCACCCCAGCTGCCTTCTCAAACCATGCATGGTACAGTCTGTTCGCTAGAGATGGTGACTTCAGGGTACGAGAATGTGGTGTCTTCGCAGCTGCTGCCATCAGCTTCAGTTCTTCCTCTTGTTCAGACCCCAGACGCCTTGACAGATGCAATGACCAAGAAGACAGTCACAGTGGAAGAAGTGTGTCATCCTCTGTATGTAGTAGGAGCAGTGGAAGAGGCCAAAGGATCTATTCTGCCACCACCACTGGAGAATGGGTGCGAGGGGCCATTGCAATGCCTAGAGCCTCAAGTGTCTTCTCCTATGGTGCAGGCTGCGCCTAGTTCACCGGAGATCGCTCCTGCGGGTTTTGAGAATTTGGAGTCCTCTCAGCCGACCTCTCTCCATCTAGCCGAGACAATAGATCCCTCACCACAGGCATGTGCCACAAAGTCTGTGGCTGTTAAGTCAGAGGAAACGGCTCAGCTACCATCTTCATTGCAGGCAACATATACAGACTTGGAAATTGCAATTGCACTGCAGTCGCCATCGAAGAGCGGAGAGGGTTCATTGCCACAACCCCAGCATCATCCATCTTCTCCATCTGTGCAGGATGCACCTTGTTCACCAGAAATGGCACCCCCAGGCTATGAAAAATTGGACTCCCTGGAACAGCCGCTactgccaccaccacctcttTGCACAAAGTTTGGTTAGCATTGTTCCATTCTTTTGCTGTATTAGATATATTTTCAGACTTAATTTTGTTTGTGTTGACTTAGTAATTTGTGTAGTCATCTATTAAGTTCCTGACTTAATAATGCTTATGAGTTAAGTTTAAAAGCTGGTAAACGAACCTTTAATTGGATCTTGCGCATCTAGACCACAccagaaggaaaaagaaaaaaagagaggaatttGCGGACTTCAATGGGGCAACGTGTTATATGACTTGCTATATAGATTTAATTGGAATCAATATAATGTAATGTGATGATTATCACCAGGGTCCATTAAATATTTAGTGATAAGTACCACTGATATTAAGCACAAAGGCATGAGGTATAATTGTATAAAGCACCAAGCCTCAAACATGTTCCTCATGAGTAGTATACTTTCTCAggtatgtatcttgcaaatgtGGCCTGAGAAATTAGATTTATTGCATGAGTTAGCTGTACAGACTAACTAACGAATTACAGGAGAGAATTACCATAAATGCCTTAACCTTTAGCAAGCATGTTCTGTGCAACTAACTTATCGCTCCATTGATATCTCAATATATAGTTTTACCAGTACAGTTTCATTCAATAATTATGCACTTGACCAAGGGAATCAATTAACATAAGTGCATACTGAAATATATTTGTTTATAACAAAAAAAGGTGTTATAACTAAACTAGTGCATACCGCTTTGAACAAACTGCATGAAGAGAAAATAAGACAGCCTGGatgcctaaagctcaaccccttAAGTACATGGTTAATGGACAAATAACAATGACCTTGACAATTTCTCTTGAGGCTGTTTAGAAGCAGACTGGCACACAGCAATGGGCCCTGGCATCCGCTAGGCCCTTGACCAGAATGCTGCACAGCTCCTTAGGGGATTCTGAAAATTGATCTTAATTGAGTTATGGTAAGTTTGGGTTTAGAACAAATATCAACCTTTGTGCGATATGTTAATGTTAATTAATATAATAACGAATCATGCTTTTATCATAGAGGAAAGAGGAGTCGAGATGAAAGTTGGAAAATATGGTATTGCACAGTGATGGAAGTTCTGCTGTTGCATTACAATTGGGGGCTACAGTAATAACATGCTCTTTAAAAGAATAACATAGAAGGTAGAAACTATATTGTACACAAGCTATTGCCTTAAGATGCTGATCTAGATTTTTGCGCATTCATCTTTAAACTTAATGTCCAGACGCTGGCTATACATTGTAAGAAAACTCATTATCTGAGCCATTGTTGGTTATAAGAGCAATCCATATGTGTTTTCAAACTAAAGAAGATTTCTGTACCTATGAAGAAATCAGGGCTGTTTAACAGTATCCCATCTATTTATAGATATTCTTAGAGAAATACTCTGCATAATGTGGGTCTTGTACAtttctttgttttgtttttcactTACTTGGTAACTTGTACAGAAATGGGTCAGATGGTATGCGGATGCTGTCGTGAACTTCTTGCATATCCTAGAGGTGCTGTTCATGTTCAGTGTTCTGGTTGTTTGACAATAAACCTTGTATTGGAAGGTGAGTACTATTTCTAGGTTGTTCAACAGTGTGCTTCCCTTCCCCTAATCTGTTGCCATTTCATTATATCTTTGCCTTGcaattgttattttgtttttgcAAAATCCGTAAATATGAACCATCTTATTTCTTAATTATGCTGTAATAGTTTGgctatgcttttttttttctctctaaaaaatttcagTCTTACACTTTTGATTCGCCATGAACATCAACACTAGCGCACTTACCCTCAGAAAATTGGAGAGTTGGAGAGTTTTGATCCTTTGCTTTAGGTTGCTTTTACCCTATGAAGTCTTTTACACAACAGCTTTGCGAGTTTCGGATGGTTATTTGCTCAAAATTCATATCAATTTATTCTTTCTAATCCATGGATGACAGCTTTTACAACATACTGATGTAATTCTTGGATTTGTGTATGCAGTTTCTTTTTATCGTTCCAAGAGTGTCTTACCTTTATTTTTTGGCAGAACATCAAGTTGGTAAGGCGTATTGTGGGCAATGTGAGACATTGTTGATGTACCCTTTTGGAGCTCCTGCAGTTAGATGTTCCACCTGTCTTTTTGTCACCAAAATTGGAGTAAGTAAACTATGGTTTGCCACATAATGTACTTGCTATATATGCTTATCTGTGCTAATATCTTTGATGGAAAAAAAGGTATAAGCCACTGAAAAGGTGAGCACTAATTATAGGGAGCATATCCGGTGAAAACCAGCTAAAAGTTGGAAACTTGAAAATTCgtaaaagttttttattttttgaaaactttatCATCCATAGTTGATGTCATATTACGGTTCCACACAAAAATTCAAGATCAAACTCAGTCCTGTTTGTGAGATACAAAAAACGACAAATGTCGGACACATGCACAAAATGACAAAAATATCACATTGTGTCCTTTTTGTGCATCTAAACCCTAAAAGTTTTGAGAAGCGAAATAATAGAAATGATACAAATGCGCTAGGCTACACCTGGCCATACCGAAAAAGAAACAATTGTGCAACCTAACGAAAAGTTCACACTGTAGAACAAACAACAAAAGCATcaggacttgacgaacacatttGGCAAAATTAAGTAGCCCATAGTCTTTTTGAACTACTGACGCCCAATCCTGAGTCCTACTGAATGCCTCTGCCGCTACCCACCATAACAGTTTGGATCACTGGCAAAGGGCCTTACGTGCCTCCTCCTTTTGCAGTCCAGCCCACAATTCAATCCAGCAACACACCGAAAACACAGTAGGATCATGTGGTAAGCTGTGCTGGAAGCAAGCGGTGTTCCTGACTTTCCAGATAGACCAAAACACTGCTTCCCCACTGGCACCAACTTATGAGTTTTTCACATTGAACCAAGTGAGCCAATCTTCAGAATGGTGTTGCACTGTGTCTGGAATGTTCGtaaaaccaaaaggcattttaCCACGCTCCAAATATACTTAGCCAAAGGATAACTTAGGAATTGAATTGTCCATATTTTGTTCAATACCACAAAAGATACAGTTTCTGGCCTTCCTCATAAGTTTTCTTTGATTAAGATACTCTTCCTCTGCTCTATCCAGAGAAATGCGTATCTAGGGGTAGTTTCGACTTCCACTCTATTGAGAAATGCGTATAAAGAGAACTGTAAAAATCCCTTTGGGATAGAATATCCACTCTATCCTACCAATACCATGACTATGAGGATGGTGATCCTCATATTCATAAGTATTAATTGCTCTATTGAGTACGTATATAGACAGACTCGTTCTTTTTACCAATAGAAATGCTACCCATCGTTCAATGGGTGCAATCTGTGTGCCTTTTCGTGAAATTTTGCCACATACCATCGTGCTGTGACAACAAGTGAGGCCAGGCCCCACATATCAATTGGCATAGTCAGTCGTACCTTGCAACTAAATAAATTTACCAAATTTCAGTTGAAAGCTTATTTAGACCATAAATCAGTGAGCTCCTTCAATAAAACTTTCCATGTCATGCCAGCTCctttagggcttgtttggctaGTTTAGAATCCCCTTGGTTTGGTGGGCACTGAAGGgaattttagttcatttttatCCAGACAAGTCCTTAAGAAACATGTGTGCCTTCTCTGAACCCCGGCCAACATCTGTATCTTTTGTCTTCCCCCGTCATCTTAGATAATCATGGTATCCACTGCGATGAACCTTGGAGCGCTTTCACTGTCTGTGCCTGTGCCTCCCCTTTGTTGGCTTAAGCTTTCACTGTCTGCAATCCTTATTCTTTCCACACTTTCAGTAGGGGTACTGTTGTTTGTACGCACAGTGATTAAAAATGGCTGGATCTAAGGGTAATCGACGTAATAGCCCATGTACGGTCAATTGTTATTTACTTCTTCAAAACCATTTTGCTATACATGCATTGATCTCTTCAAATTCTTTTTGCCAGGACCAGGAGCGTAATGTTCGTCGTCGAATATTGATGGAACAGGGTGGGTCGCCTCACCCGAAAGAGCAAACTCCCCAAGAGCTATCTCAGGCCTAATCAGGTTCGGTCATGTAGCCTGGATGATCCCTGTAACGCCAGTAGCTTCAGACGCCGCCGTGGATAACTCTCTGGTCTTCAAGTATGGATGGTGGTAAAGCCTTTATCGTTGAATGCCGCCGTGGGTAGTTTCAGATCCAACCTGTATGCAGGGTAAAAAGAacgaaaaaacaaacaaacacaaacGCGTGCTTAGAATCAGAAATGTGAAAAGATGGCCGTTTTGCGGTCGCACTGCTAGGGAAGGTTAGGTTTAAGCTTGGCTTGATACTGCGGCTTCACGTGATTCTTTCGCTGTGTTTGTTATGGGTGCTGAAGGTGAGCGCCGGTGCCATCGTGCTTGGTTTCGGCATCACGGACACTTCCAGGTGTCGCGAATCCGCTAAGATCTGCCTAGCTTGTAGTGATCGATCTGGGCCCTACGGTATGTGTAGCCTGCCATATTTGTCTCGCACCCTGTCAAAAGCCTCCGAGAAGACTCCGGGAAGGGCCCGgagtaaaaatatatatatatatttgtcgcAACAGATGTGACAAAGTTTGCTCTCCCCTCTTCTTTACCAGTTATCATGGAGCATCGCCATCTGGGAAGTGAGCTCCTCGGGACTGTTTACGCCCTTTGTTATTACTTGAAAAGTTTaagcatttttttaataataatattattttaatagaaaattgtaaaaataatatctgctttaaaaaattgtaaaaatagtaCTATGTTGGCAGGCCAATTGCTGGCGGGTCCCCAACAATTGGCCTGCCGACATGATactattttagtaatttttcgaaaatacataatatttttgcaattttccattaagtaaatattttttaaaaaaatcaaaagtttGAAGTCAGTTGCTATCATTCTATCAGACAACTAATATGGGCCGAGTTTATTAACGGGCCTTAAGAACCCAACGAGGCCCATCTCCGGGACGCAAGGCCGGGAGCGCACGCTGCCCCACCCACCACTGCCGTCGCCGCGGATGGAGCTGGGAGGCGGAGCCGGCGACCGCGTCCGGTGGCAGCTGCAAGCGGTGGGGCAGGTGGCGGCGTACCtcggcggcggcttcctcctcctatccgccgcctcctctgtCGCCGTCTGCTCCCTCCGCGCCCTCTCCGACGCCAACCAGGCACCAGGTATGCGGGCTCCTCCACCCTCCGAAGCGCAAACCCGCTGGCTTTGCTGCCGACCCGCCGTCACTCGATGCCCACCTTCTCTTACCCTGGTATCCGACACCTCGTGCTGTGCTCTCAGAGGAAGTTTGCGATGCCGTGTGGCGCCTGCGAGGGGAAGGGAACCTACGCGTGCAGGCTCTGCAGGAGTAGCTCCACCATCGAGTGGTCTCCGATGCACGGCCCGGTTTCGTCAACCTGTGCCTATGCCCTACCTGCGATGGACTAGGTTCACCAATCACCATCTTCTCCAGAGCATTACTGCTATTGATCACTCCTGCTGCTGTGGGGTTCCTGTTATTATTTTGGTAATTTGTTTCAAACTTTCAGGGTGCAGCGCTGCTTGAACTGCCTGGGCAAAGGATACGCTTGAGAAGCAATGTACATGAGTGTTCATCGGTGAGCTTTTCGCACGGGCAACCGGTGTTTCTGATGATAAGGAGTTGATGGATTGTTGAGTGTTAGCTGTTAACACAAAGAAATCTGATCTTTTTCTGCTGGAGTGTAATCTTGGGATGATTATATTGAATGGGTTCTTTGGGTAATTTAGAC
This region includes:
- the LOC133907164 gene encoding uncharacterized protein LOC133907164; translation: MAASPEADPPPETESADMHPSPSPPSSPPAPCPAQESSSLATASPPEAAHPGHATLAPTPPLEQATPERPEADEPPPPIDDGADPLPLLPHPPEVAPAASAVLEAISTEKPASPLPRREDVAVEVSPDVAASAASPPPSPQIGEASPEDAPPPPSPPPTPPDTTSRGSPDPPTVEAAAMPSQEAAWPPPAPESMDADSQTAPAPLTPPLESGPEGLSPQQQPRPPSPEMAPPLFENSEPEQTPSPLPPPAESTHAFLDGEADEVVAVVSEASASPPALEAMDGETTTAPGVPPALESGVEVSLQEPVQTSSSRGMEAEPCSPEMAPPGFENFKSQWLALTPPTLPAEFTDSLVEAAATNAVAVGMMLEAAAGSVPALEAMDAEMDISPGLQPPLKSGAEGQLQQQLLGSSSPMAQAAPCSPDMPPPGFENCKLSWIPLPTLAPPAETTYSLPDVAATNEVKVMCAEKACSVPALEATDVGTNTVWSLLPPMESGAGGSLQGPLPRAPSPTIQAAPCSPDMEPPGFENFRSSQLQLPTPPLLQTACINIMQDSATTGTDEVVAVDVQMEAPQPSALKEMDVHMDATSALPLPSDNQAGGSLPHKSPQLPSQTMHGTVCSLEMVTSGYENVVSSQLLPSASVLPLVQTPDALTDAMTKKTVTVEEVCHPLYVVGAVEEAKGSILPPPLENGCEGPLQCLEPQVSSPMVQAAPSSPEIAPAGFENLESSQPTSLHLAETIDPSPQACATKSVAVKSEETAQLPSSLQATYTDLEIAIALQSPSKSGEGSLPQPQHHPSSPSVQDAPCSPEMAPPGYEKLDSLEQPLLPPPPLCTKFEMGQMVCGCCRELLAYPRGAVHVQCSGCLTINLVLEEHQVGKAYCGQCETLLMYPFGAPAVRCSTCLFVTKIGDQERNVRRRILMEQGGSPHPKEQTPQELSQA